From the Polynucleobacter sp. MWH-UH35A genome, one window contains:
- a CDS encoding DUF3460 family protein, with protein sequence MARYQSEFTQFLNELKAERPYLEAEQQAGRALLWDKEPLSVEDQRRAKAAKLKQRAYVYSND encoded by the coding sequence ATGGCAAGATATCAATCCGAATTCACCCAGTTCTTAAATGAACTCAAGGCCGAGCGTCCATACCTCGAAGCTGAACAGCAAGCAGGTCGCGCCCTACTTTGGGACAAAGAGCCATTGAGCGTAGAAGACCAACGCCGCGCTAAAGCTGCAAAACTCAAACAACGCGCTTACGTGTATTCGAATGACTAA
- a CDS encoding Txe/YoeB family addiction module toxin, which translates to MLSRLVWTNAAWSDYVYWQGQDKKTLKRINSLIKDALRNPQDGIGKPEELRESLSGFWSRRIDDAHRLVYAIEKDQLVIIACRYHYE; encoded by the coding sequence ATGCTAAGTAGGCTGGTGTGGACAAATGCAGCATGGTCTGACTATGTGTATTGGCAGGGGCAGGACAAAAAAACCTTAAAGCGTATTAACTCTTTAATTAAAGATGCCTTAAGAAATCCACAGGATGGTATTGGGAAACCAGAGGAGCTTAGGGAGAGTCTGTCAGGATTTTGGTCAAGAAGAATCGATGATGCACATCGGCTAGTGTATGCAATTGAAAAAGACCAGCTTGTAATAATTGCTTGTCGATATCACTATGAATAG
- the metG gene encoding methionine--tRNA ligase has product MSSSQRRLLVTSALPYANGQIHIGHLVEYVQTDIWVRFQRMRGHEVHYVGADDTHGTPIMLRAEKEGLTPKELIANVWKEHKRDFDNFLISFDNYYTTDSPENKKLSQDIYIKLRDAGLIEKRAIEQAYDPVKEMFLPDRFIKGECPKCGAKDQYGDNCEKCGATYSPTDLKNPFSVVSGATPIKKVSDHYFFKLSDPRCEEFLREWTQVKTPLQPEARNKMKEWVGQPGESKLGDWDISRDAPYFGFEIPDAPGKYFYVWLDAPIGYYASFLNYCQANGLDFEEWVKPDTSTEQYHFIGKDILYFHTLFWPATLQFSGYRTPTNVFAHGFLTVDGEKMSKSRGTLISANSVIECGFNPEWFRYYFATKLNDSMEDLDLNLQDFVARVNSDLLGKYINIASRSAGFLVKRFGGIVSDEAMNNPLLKDIAAASEKIAELYEGREYAKALRTVMELADKVNGFVDENKPWEIAKDPAREADLQRVCSITLEAFRMLSLYMKPVIPQVAAGVEEFLSLAPLTWADINTPLSSKNPIKTYKHLMTRVEAPQIEALLAANL; this is encoded by the coding sequence ATGAGCAGTTCTCAACGCCGCCTTCTTGTTACCTCCGCCCTACCGTACGCCAATGGTCAGATCCATATCGGCCATCTCGTGGAGTATGTTCAGACCGATATTTGGGTTCGCTTTCAGCGCATGCGTGGTCACGAAGTGCATTACGTTGGCGCTGATGACACACACGGCACCCCAATTATGTTGCGTGCTGAAAAAGAAGGTCTCACCCCAAAAGAATTGATCGCCAATGTTTGGAAAGAGCATAAGCGTGACTTTGATAACTTTCTTATTTCTTTTGACAACTACTACACAACCGATAGTCCGGAGAATAAAAAATTATCACAAGATATTTACATCAAGCTACGTGATGCTGGCCTGATTGAGAAGCGTGCAATTGAGCAAGCCTACGATCCAGTGAAAGAAATGTTTTTACCGGATCGCTTTATCAAAGGCGAGTGTCCGAAGTGTGGCGCTAAAGATCAATATGGCGACAACTGTGAAAAATGTGGCGCAACGTATTCCCCTACTGATCTAAAAAATCCTTTTTCAGTAGTCAGCGGTGCAACACCAATTAAAAAAGTTTCTGATCATTACTTCTTTAAATTGTCCGATCCCCGCTGCGAGGAATTTTTACGTGAGTGGACTCAAGTAAAAACACCATTGCAGCCCGAGGCTCGCAATAAGATGAAAGAATGGGTTGGCCAGCCAGGGGAAAGCAAGCTAGGTGACTGGGATATCTCCCGCGATGCCCCATATTTCGGCTTTGAAATTCCCGATGCGCCTGGTAAATACTTCTATGTCTGGCTTGATGCCCCTATCGGCTATTACGCCAGCTTCCTTAACTATTGCCAGGCTAATGGCCTTGATTTTGAAGAGTGGGTCAAGCCTGATACGAGTACTGAGCAATACCATTTCATCGGCAAAGATATTTTGTATTTCCATACTCTCTTCTGGCCAGCAACGTTACAGTTTTCAGGTTATCGCACACCGACTAATGTATTTGCTCATGGCTTTTTAACCGTTGACGGTGAGAAGATGAGTAAGTCACGCGGCACCTTGATTTCTGCCAACAGCGTGATTGAGTGTGGCTTTAATCCCGAATGGTTCCGTTATTACTTTGCAACCAAACTAAACGACAGTATGGAAGATTTAGATTTGAATCTCCAAGACTTTGTTGCGAGGGTTAATAGCGACCTTTTAGGTAAGTACATTAATATCGCAAGTCGTAGCGCCGGCTTCTTAGTCAAACGTTTTGGTGGAATTGTTTCTGACGAAGCAATGAATAATCCTTTGCTAAAAGACATTGCCGCAGCAAGCGAGAAAATTGCTGAACTCTATGAGGGGCGCGAATACGCAAAAGCACTGCGCACGGTGATGGAACTTGCTGATAAGGTAAATGGCTTTGTGGATGAGAACAAACCTTGGGAAATCGCCAAAGATCCAGCACGTGAAGCGGATTTGCAGCGAGTTTGCAGCATAACCCTGGAAGCTTTCCGAATGCTCAGCCTCTATATGAAGCCAGTCATTCCTCAGGTAGCTGCAGGGGTTGAGGAATTCCTATCCTTGGCACCCCTGACTTGGGCAGACATTAATACCCCGCTTTCCAGCAAAAACCCGATCAAGACCTATAAACACCTCATGACCCGCGTGGAAGCCCCACAAATTGAGGCTTTGCTAGCGGCAAACTTGTAA
- a CDS encoding type II toxin-antitoxin system Phd/YefM family antitoxin — MRIINFSDARNQFKQVIDQVVADCDIAVISRRDAEDAVVMSLNTYNSMMETLHLLKSPANVKHLEKSLAQYRKGHIKAKALVDAK, encoded by the coding sequence ATGAGGATCATTAATTTTTCTGACGCAAGAAATCAATTTAAGCAAGTAATTGATCAGGTAGTGGCAGATTGTGACATTGCTGTTATCTCGCGCAGAGATGCAGAAGATGCTGTAGTGATGTCTTTGAATACCTATAACAGCATGATGGAAACACTCCACTTATTAAAATCTCCCGCTAACGTTAAACATCTGGAGAAATCTTTGGCGCAATATCGCAAAGGGCACATCAAAGCAAAGGCCTTGGTGGATGCTAAGTAG
- a CDS encoding TRAP transporter large permease subunit → MIPLEWMPPLMFGGLIVFMLIGFPVAFSLMAAGLFFSLIAISEGFFGIAFLQAIPQRIFGSVLANDLLLAIPFFTFMGAILERCGLAEEMLDSMGQLFGRIRGGLGYSVIIVGFILGAITGTVAAQVIAMAMISLPVMMRYGYNMRYATGVLAASGTITQLVPPSLVLIVLADQLKTQSGSADVGSMYLGAWGPSLLQIALFALYTFFLSRVRPDYLPPVPESDLTLKGWALWKKCLLGIIPSAVLIFLVLGTIMTGIATPTESGAMGAMGALLLAWLRRASIPNLKGLVQEAYQNTMRITAMVVFILIGSTCFSVAFQGVDGGFWVEELFSNLPGGWIGFLIVVNLFVFFLAFFLDFFEIAFIAVPMLAPVAVKLLSPVLLESMNGNPQAAASAALVWFGVMLCVNMQTSFMHPPFGFALFYLRGVAPKEVKSSDIYWGALPWVGLQLIMVVLVIAFPSLVTTLLDKPAAVIQSQDFNFTGEENKPDAPASKVDEDAPVTFQLDKPVK, encoded by the coding sequence ATGATTCCATTGGAGTGGATGCCGCCCCTCATGTTTGGTGGACTGATTGTCTTTATGCTGATTGGCTTTCCGGTCGCATTCTCGTTGATGGCAGCAGGATTATTTTTCTCCCTGATTGCAATTAGTGAAGGCTTTTTTGGTATCGCATTCTTGCAGGCCATTCCGCAACGCATCTTTGGTAGCGTGCTGGCCAACGATCTACTGCTGGCTATTCCCTTCTTTACCTTTATGGGTGCCATCTTGGAGCGCTGTGGTCTTGCCGAAGAGATGCTGGACTCGATGGGGCAACTTTTTGGACGTATTCGGGGCGGCCTCGGTTACTCCGTCATCATCGTTGGTTTTATATTGGGCGCCATTACTGGCACAGTAGCTGCTCAGGTGATTGCTATGGCGATGATCTCCTTACCAGTGATGATGCGTTACGGCTACAACATGCGCTACGCCACCGGCGTTCTAGCCGCCTCAGGAACCATTACTCAACTGGTACCGCCATCCTTAGTACTCATTGTTTTAGCAGATCAACTCAAGACGCAAAGCGGCAGCGCCGATGTCGGCAGCATGTACCTTGGGGCGTGGGGTCCATCGCTTTTACAAATTGCCCTATTTGCTCTTTACACCTTCTTCCTAAGTCGTGTTCGCCCCGATTATTTGCCGCCAGTGCCAGAAAGCGACCTAACACTCAAGGGATGGGCGCTGTGGAAAAAGTGTCTACTGGGAATCATCCCTTCTGCCGTTCTGATCTTCTTGGTTCTAGGCACCATCATGACTGGCATTGCCACACCCACAGAGTCTGGTGCCATGGGTGCAATGGGTGCACTTTTATTGGCGTGGCTACGTAGAGCTAGCATTCCGAACCTCAAAGGCCTAGTACAAGAGGCTTATCAGAACACCATGCGGATTACTGCGATGGTAGTTTTCATTCTGATTGGCTCTACCTGCTTCTCGGTGGCATTCCAAGGCGTGGATGGCGGCTTTTGGGTTGAAGAGCTGTTTTCTAATTTACCTGGTGGCTGGATTGGCTTTTTGATTGTTGTGAACTTATTTGTTTTTTTCTTAGCCTTCTTCTTAGACTTCTTTGAGATCGCCTTCATCGCTGTACCCATGCTGGCACCAGTAGCAGTGAAGCTACTTTCACCAGTGTTGCTCGAGTCCATGAATGGCAATCCTCAAGCAGCAGCAAGTGCTGCACTGGTTTGGTTCGGTGTCATGCTCTGTGTAAACATGCAAACCTCCTTTATGCATCCGCCATTTGGTTTTGCCCTTTTCTACCTCAGGGGCGTGGCACCCAAAGAGGTGAAGAGCAGTGATATCTATTGGGGAGCCTTGCCCTGGGTTGGCCTGCAATTAATCATGGTTGTTTTGGTGATCGCCTTCCCGTCGCTAGTAACAACTCTTCTGGATAAGCCTGCTGCTGTGATTCAGAGCCAGGACTTTAACTTCACTGGCGAAGAAAATAAACCAGATGCCCCAGCCTCTAAAGTGGATGAGGATGCTCCGGTGACCTTTCAACTGGATAAGCCGGTTAAATAA
- a CDS encoding TRAP transporter small permease subunit yields MGFWSKLSAGIDRVNQLLGKAASIMILLSCVVSALNALLRYGLDVSNNWPLELQWYLFAAAVMLGASYTLRRNEHVRVDLIYSQLSDRGRLWVDLFGFILFLMPACLLFAWLSWTTLFYPSWLVMEHSLNSGGLARYPIKFVVPFGFFMLSLQGVSEIIKRIGALRGEITLPAEDLHYEKPMQ; encoded by the coding sequence ATGGGGTTTTGGTCCAAACTCTCTGCAGGCATTGATCGTGTAAATCAGCTTCTGGGTAAGGCAGCCAGCATCATGATTTTGCTGTCCTGCGTTGTATCTGCGCTAAATGCCCTGCTGCGCTATGGCCTAGACGTCAGCAACAACTGGCCATTGGAACTTCAGTGGTACCTCTTTGCAGCTGCGGTCATGCTAGGCGCATCCTACACTTTGAGGCGCAATGAGCATGTGCGAGTCGATTTAATTTACTCTCAGCTTTCTGATCGTGGCCGTTTGTGGGTAGACCTTTTTGGCTTCATTCTTTTTTTGATGCCGGCCTGTCTTCTGTTCGCATGGCTCTCATGGACTACGCTCTTTTATCCATCTTGGTTGGTGATGGAGCATTCATTGAATTCTGGCGGTCTCGCACGCTACCCTATTAAATTTGTTGTTCCATTTGGTTTCTTCATGCTCAGCCTGCAAGGAGTTTCAGAAATCATCAAGCGTATCGGCGCCCTTAGAGGCGAGATTACCTTACCAGCTGAAGACCTTCATTACGAAAAGCCCATGCAATGA
- the dcd gene encoding dCTP deaminase, whose protein sequence is MTIKSDHWIRRMGEQGMISPFEPGQVRQDAAGNKIVSYGTSSYGYDIRCADEFKIFTNINSTIVDPKNFDEQSFVDFKGDVCIIPPNSFALARTVEYFKIPRSVLTVCVGKSTYARCGIIVNVTPFEPEWEGYVTLEFSNTTPLPAKIYAGEGCAQVLFFESDEVCGTSYKDRGGKYQGQRGVTLPKT, encoded by the coding sequence ATGACTATTAAATCTGACCACTGGATCCGCCGCATGGGCGAGCAAGGCATGATCAGCCCATTTGAACCTGGGCAAGTTCGCCAAGACGCCGCCGGCAACAAAATCGTCAGCTATGGCACATCAAGCTATGGCTATGACATTCGTTGTGCGGACGAATTCAAGATCTTCACCAACATCAATAGCACCATCGTTGATCCGAAGAATTTCGATGAACAATCATTCGTTGATTTCAAGGGCGATGTTTGCATCATTCCACCAAATTCATTTGCACTAGCAAGAACAGTGGAGTACTTCAAGATTCCACGCAGTGTATTAACTGTTTGCGTAGGCAAGAGCACCTATGCACGTTGCGGCATCATCGTAAACGTGACTCCATTCGAGCCAGAATGGGAAGGTTATGTCACGCTAGAGTTCTCAAACACCACTCCATTACCTGCCAAGATATACGCAGGTGAAGGTTGCGCTCAAGTGCTCTTCTTTGAGAGCGATGAGGTATGTGGTACGTCTTACAAAGATCGTGGCGGTAAATACCAGGGTCAGCGGGGCGTTACCCTGCCTAAGACCTAA
- a CDS encoding formate dehydrogenase accessory sulfurtransferase FdhD gives MAAKPTIQMTCASVPVVHEVEVMDEMGRLKKTHIPGERPLTIYLDKREVVTLMTLGSAPEALVLGYLRNQRLVESPDDIESIQVDWETDSAAVKTRRSTVDIDALTSKRVVTTGCGQGTMFGGLIEEMSEIQLPEGPTLPQEAIVALIDSIRIHDTIYKKSGSVHACAVFERDGNEGVRLLHFIEDVGRHNAVDSISGLMWLANKPGRDLIFFTTGRLTSEMVIKGAQMGIPFLLTRSGITLMGLELARKTNLTILSRCSGKHFEIYNAPERVVFTQKPQ, from the coding sequence ATGGCAGCAAAACCCACTATTCAGATGACCTGTGCTTCCGTGCCTGTTGTGCATGAGGTTGAGGTTATGGATGAAATGGGGCGTCTCAAAAAGACGCATATTCCTGGTGAGCGTCCTTTAACTATCTACCTAGATAAGCGTGAAGTGGTGACGCTGATGACCTTGGGTAGCGCCCCGGAGGCCTTGGTTCTGGGCTATTTGCGTAATCAGCGCCTAGTGGAGTCACCGGACGATATCGAAAGTATCCAGGTGGACTGGGAGACAGATTCAGCTGCGGTGAAAACCCGCCGAAGCACGGTCGATATAGATGCTCTAACGAGTAAGCGGGTCGTGACGACAGGTTGCGGTCAGGGCACGATGTTTGGCGGCTTGATTGAAGAGATGTCTGAGATCCAGCTTCCCGAAGGCCCAACCTTGCCCCAGGAGGCAATAGTTGCTTTGATTGACTCAATCCGGATCCATGACACGATTTACAAGAAGTCTGGATCGGTCCATGCCTGCGCCGTTTTTGAGCGAGACGGCAATGAAGGTGTACGTCTTCTGCATTTCATTGAAGACGTTGGTCGTCATAATGCGGTTGATTCGATTTCTGGCTTGATGTGGTTGGCCAATAAACCCGGGAGGGATCTCATTTTCTTTACTACTGGGCGCCTGACCTCCGAGATGGTCATCAAAGGTGCTCAGATGGGCATTCCTTTCCTATTGACTCGGTCAGGGATCACTTTGATGGGCCTCGAGTTGGCACGCAAGACCAATCTGACTATCCTCTCCCGCTGCTCTGGTAAACACTTCGAGATCTATAACGCTCCCGAGAGGGTCGTTTTTACCCAAAAACCCCAATAA
- a CDS encoding ion channel, translating into MRKFLFNRRPARINLDEYRATLSRSEMARPENDFYHWLLGTSWTSFLLLVVLVYLGTNLLFAVAYLACGEGAITHARPDSLLDVFFFSVQTMATIGYGRMTPVGSWPNAIVTFEAFFGIVYSALTTGLAFARFTRPTAGVRFSKVAVVGSHDGVKTFKFRVANDRSSHIVEAQLRLWLIAESMTSEGERYRRSVELQLHRSESPVFSLTWTAMHSVDETSTLKDYLGKTAIERQWHLLITFTGYHESLANQVYARHVYLPRDVQQNATFIDIVTALPDGDRVIDLTNFDKWVPNTSDKLVGEYL; encoded by the coding sequence GTGCGTAAATTTTTATTTAATCGCCGTCCCGCACGGATTAACTTAGACGAATATCGCGCCACACTTTCGCGCTCTGAAATGGCGCGACCAGAAAATGATTTTTATCACTGGCTGCTTGGTACAAGTTGGACCAGCTTCTTACTGCTGGTTGTTTTAGTTTATCTAGGTACTAACCTTTTGTTTGCAGTAGCGTATTTGGCTTGTGGCGAAGGCGCTATTACCCATGCCCGTCCTGATTCCTTGCTAGACGTCTTTTTCTTTAGCGTACAGACTATGGCAACAATCGGCTACGGTCGCATGACGCCAGTGGGTAGTTGGCCAAATGCCATTGTGACTTTTGAAGCCTTCTTTGGAATTGTTTACTCTGCTCTGACAACAGGTTTAGCTTTTGCACGCTTTACTAGGCCCACTGCTGGCGTACGCTTTTCTAAAGTGGCTGTGGTTGGAAGCCATGATGGCGTAAAAACATTTAAGTTTCGGGTTGCTAATGATCGGAGCTCGCACATTGTGGAGGCGCAATTACGTTTGTGGTTGATTGCCGAGAGCATGACCAGTGAAGGTGAGCGCTATCGCCGCTCAGTTGAGTTGCAGTTACATCGCTCTGAGAGTCCAGTGTTCTCATTAACTTGGACTGCAATGCATAGCGTGGATGAGACAAGCACCCTAAAGGACTATTTGGGTAAAACGGCTATTGAGCGTCAATGGCATTTACTGATTACCTTTACGGGCTATCACGAAAGCTTAGCAAACCAAGTGTATGCGCGCCATGTGTACTTGCCTAGGGATGTGCAGCAAAATGCAACATTCATCGATATAGTCACAGCATTACCAGATGGGGATCGAGTTATTGATCTCACTAATTTTGATAAGTGGGTTCCGAATACATCGGACAAGTTAGTAGGGGAGTATTTATGA
- the argH gene encoding argininosuccinate lyase has product MSSSNNSLANKAQAWSARFAEPVDELVQRYTASIGFDQRFAMVDIAGSLAHAEMLANQKIISTQDLADIQKGMAQIKSEIESGQFNWQLALEDVHLNIEARLTELVGDAGKRLHTGRSRNDQVATDLRLWLRASVDDIAVTLKSLRVALLDLAEKYASTIMPGHTHLQVAQPITFGHHLMAYYEMFSRDASRLTDLRARFNHLPLGAAALAGTTYPIDREQVAKALGFDGICNNSLDAVSDRDFAIEFCAFASILMMHISRLSEELILWLSPRFGFIDLPDRFCTGSSIMPQKKNPDVPELARGKTGRVYGDLISLLTLMKGQPLAYNKDNQEDKEPLFDAVDTVQDTLRIFADMVPHIEVKAEVMKKAAEEGFATATDLADYLVKKGLAFRDAHEAVAHAVKACVGRNCMLTDLSLSELRFACGLDSRPELIGDDVFALLTVDGSVQSRQHAGGTAPAQVIAAVKRGRADL; this is encoded by the coding sequence ATGAGCTCATCAAATAATTCCTTAGCCAACAAAGCCCAAGCTTGGTCGGCCCGTTTTGCAGAACCCGTTGACGAACTTGTTCAGCGTTATACCGCTTCTATTGGCTTTGATCAACGCTTTGCGATGGTTGATATTGCCGGCTCATTAGCCCATGCCGAAATGCTAGCCAATCAAAAGATCATTAGCACCCAAGATTTGGCTGATATTCAGAAGGGAATGGCTCAAATTAAGAGCGAAATCGAGTCTGGTCAATTTAATTGGCAACTGGCCCTCGAAGATGTGCACCTCAATATTGAAGCCCGTCTCACTGAATTAGTAGGCGACGCTGGCAAACGTTTACATACTGGACGCTCACGCAATGACCAAGTGGCGACTGATTTGCGGCTTTGGTTGCGTGCTAGCGTGGACGACATTGCGGTCACACTCAAATCTTTACGTGTGGCACTTTTAGATTTGGCAGAGAAGTATGCATCGACGATCATGCCTGGCCATACGCATTTGCAAGTAGCGCAACCGATTACTTTTGGCCACCACTTAATGGCCTATTACGAAATGTTTAGCCGTGACGCAAGTCGCTTAACTGACTTGCGCGCCCGCTTTAATCACTTGCCTTTAGGTGCCGCTGCATTAGCAGGAACTACTTACCCAATCGATCGCGAGCAAGTCGCCAAGGCGCTTGGGTTTGATGGCATCTGCAATAACTCCTTGGACGCAGTATCTGATCGTGACTTTGCGATTGAGTTCTGCGCCTTTGCATCGATTTTGATGATGCACATATCGCGCCTTTCTGAAGAGCTCATCCTTTGGTTGAGCCCACGCTTTGGCTTTATTGATCTACCAGACCGCTTTTGCACTGGAAGCTCAATCATGCCGCAAAAGAAGAATCCCGATGTCCCAGAATTAGCTCGTGGTAAGACGGGTCGCGTTTATGGCGACTTGATTTCTTTACTGACGCTCATGAAGGGTCAGCCCCTCGCATACAACAAAGATAATCAAGAGGACAAAGAGCCTTTATTTGATGCGGTAGATACCGTACAAGATACTTTGCGTATTTTTGCCGACATGGTTCCACACATTGAAGTTAAAGCCGAAGTGATGAAGAAAGCTGCCGAAGAAGGTTTTGCAACAGCAACCGACTTGGCTGACTATTTAGTTAAAAAAGGTCTGGCATTTCGTGACGCACATGAAGCAGTAGCGCATGCCGTTAAAGCCTGTGTTGGCAGAAACTGCATGCTGACTGACTTAAGTCTTTCTGAATTGCGTTTTGCCTGCGGTTTAGATAGTCGACCCGAACTGATCGGCGACGATGTGTTTGCGCTACTGACTGTTGATGGCTCCGTCCAATCTCGCCAACATGCTGGCGGTACTGCGCCAGCCCAGGTAATTGCCGCTGTTAAACGGGGTCGCGCAGACCTCTAA
- a CDS encoding arginine/lysine/ornithine decarboxylase, with protein sequence MKFRFPIIIIDEDFRSENISGSGIRDLAEAIENEGMEVIGLTSYGDLTSFAQQASRASTFIVSIDDEEFDSDSEDHDLPALNNLRAFITEVRKRNEDIPIFLYGETRTSRHMPNDILRELHGFIHMNEDTPEFVARHIIREAKVYLDSLAPPFFRALTNYASEGSYSWHCPGHSGGVAFLKSPVGRMFHQFFGENMLRADVCNAVEELGQLLDHTGPVLQSERNAARIFNADHMFFVTNGTSTSNKIVWHSTVAPGDVVLVDRNCHKSVIHSITMMGAIPIFLMPTRNHLGIIGPIPKEEFGWKNIQKKIDANPFIKDKNVVPRVMTLTQSTYDGIVYNVEMIKEMLDGKVDSLHFDEAWLPHAAFHPFYKDMHAIGADRKRTKKSLMFATQSTHKLLAGLSQASQVLVQDAEDAKLDRDCFNEAYLMHTSTSPQYAIIASCDVSAAMMESPGGTTLVEESIAEAMDFRRAMREVDDKFGADWWFKVWGPDHLAEEGIGERSDWVLEPSAAWHDFGKLAKDFNMLDPIKATVVTPGLDIEGNFGSMGIPASIVTKYLAEHGVIVEKCGLYSFFIMFTIGITKGRWNTLVTELQQFKDHFDKNAPLWKVLPEFVAKHPRYERVGLKDICQQIHEFYKSRDVARMTTEMYTSDMVPAMMPSEAWAKMAHKQVDRVPLDQLEGRVTAMLVTPYPPGIPLLIPGERFNKRIIDYLYFARDFNERFPGFESDIHGLVKANVDGKSEYYVDCVRQERDITL encoded by the coding sequence ATGAAATTTCGTTTCCCAATCATCATTATTGATGAGGACTTCCGTTCCGAGAATATTTCCGGATCAGGAATTCGCGACCTCGCCGAGGCGATTGAGAATGAGGGTATGGAGGTTATTGGCTTAACCAGCTATGGTGATCTGACTTCATTTGCTCAACAAGCTTCTCGTGCATCCACTTTCATCGTTTCGATCGATGATGAAGAATTCGACTCCGATTCTGAAGATCATGATCTTCCAGCTTTAAATAACCTACGTGCTTTTATTACCGAAGTACGTAAGCGTAATGAAGATATTCCAATCTTCTTGTATGGCGAGACTCGCACCTCACGTCATATGCCGAATGACATCTTGCGTGAGTTACACGGCTTTATTCATATGAATGAAGATACACCTGAGTTTGTTGCGCGTCACATTATTCGTGAAGCAAAGGTGTATTTGGATTCTCTGGCGCCACCATTCTTCCGTGCGTTAACTAACTACGCCTCTGAAGGTTCGTATTCTTGGCATTGCCCCGGTCACTCGGGCGGCGTTGCATTCCTAAAGAGCCCAGTAGGGCGTATGTTCCATCAGTTCTTTGGTGAAAACATGCTGCGTGCTGACGTGTGTAATGCGGTAGAAGAATTAGGTCAGCTTTTGGACCATACTGGTCCAGTGTTGCAGAGTGAGCGCAATGCGGCGCGGATCTTTAACGCAGATCATATGTTCTTTGTGACCAACGGCACATCGACTTCAAACAAAATTGTTTGGCATTCCACTGTTGCCCCTGGCGACGTGGTATTGGTAGACCGCAATTGCCATAAGTCAGTTATTCATTCCATCACCATGATGGGTGCGATCCCCATCTTCTTAATGCCTACCCGTAATCACTTAGGCATCATCGGTCCGATTCCGAAAGAAGAGTTTGGGTGGAAGAACATTCAGAAGAAGATTGATGCCAATCCATTCATTAAGGATAAGAATGTAGTACCCCGTGTGATGACTTTGACGCAAAGCACTTATGACGGCATCGTTTACAACGTTGAAATGATCAAAGAGATGCTGGATGGCAAAGTCGACTCTCTGCATTTTGATGAAGCATGGTTGCCACACGCTGCCTTCCATCCTTTCTACAAGGATATGCATGCCATCGGAGCGGATCGCAAGCGCACCAAGAAAAGTTTAATGTTCGCAACACAGTCAACACATAAGCTGCTTGCGGGTTTATCGCAGGCATCCCAGGTGTTGGTGCAGGATGCAGAAGATGCAAAGCTAGATCGTGATTGTTTCAATGAGGCTTACTTGATGCACACCTCGACTAGTCCTCAGTACGCAATTATTGCGTCATGCGACGTCTCGGCGGCCATGATGGAATCTCCTGGCGGTACTACCCTAGTTGAAGAGTCTATTGCCGAGGCAATGGACTTCCGCCGCGCGATGCGTGAAGTAGATGATAAGTTTGGAGCTGACTGGTGGTTTAAGGTCTGGGGCCCAGATCATTTAGCAGAAGAGGGTATTGGTGAGCGCTCCGATTGGGTCTTAGAGCCTTCCGCTGCTTGGCATGACTTTGGTAAGTTAGCCAAAGACTTCAACATGCTCGATCCTATTAAGGCAACAGTAGTCACGCCTGGTTTAGATATTGAGGGTAACTTTGGTTCGATGGGCATTCCAGCGAGCATTGTGACAAAGTATCTTGCTGAGCACGGAGTTATTGTAGAGAAGTGCGGTCTGTACTCTTTCTTCATTATGTTCACAATCGGCATTACCAAAGGTCGTTGGAATACGCTTGTCACTGAGTTGCAGCAGTTCAAAGACCACTTTGATAAAAATGCACCTTTGTGGAAAGTGCTACCTGAGTTTGTTGCCAAACACCCACGCTATGAGCGCGTAGGCTTAAAAGATATCTGTCAACAAATTCATGAGTTCTATAAGAGTCGTGATGTAGCGCGCATGACCACTGAGATGTATACCTCAGACATGGTTCCAGCCATGATGCCTTCAGAGGCATGGGCAAAGATGGCGCACAAACAAGTTGATCGTGTACCACTTGACCAACTCGAGGGGCGCGTAACGGCAATGTTGGTAACACCATATCCTCCAGGCATTCCTTTGCTGATTCCTGGCGAGCGCTTCAATAAACGCATCATTGACTACCTCTACTTTGCTAGAGACTTCAATGAGAGGTTCCCTGGGTTTGAATCGGATATCCACGGATTGGTTAAAGCCAATGTCGATGGCAAGAGTGAATACTACGTAGACTGCGTAAGGCAAGAGCGTGATATCACTCTTTGA